Proteins encoded within one genomic window of Lysinibacillus sphaericus:
- a CDS encoding sporulation protein Cse60 produces the protein MIQVKIFDEGKSSNLEKSINGFLELKQQNDSFKLIDIKYNAYNYGENRTDYHSAVIIYED, from the coding sequence ATGATTCAAGTAAAAATATTTGATGAGGGAAAATCATCAAACCTAGAAAAAAGTATCAATGGATTCTTAGAACTAAAACAACAAAATGATAGTTTTAAATTAATTGATATTAAATATAATGCATATAATTACGGTGAAAACAGAACAGATTACCATTCAGCCGTAATAATTTATGAAGATTAA